CGCCGATGCCGAGGGCTACGGTGCCGTCGCCGCCGCGGGTCAGGGTGCCGTTGCCGTCCTCGACCGTGAGCCGCCAGTGGCCCGCGCCGTCCGGCACCTGCTCGTCGGTGACGTCGAGGTCGACGGCCGTACGCAGCCCCGCCGGCCACCCGCGCGCGGCCACCGCTGCTGGCGCGTCGGCGAGCCGCAGCATCCAGCGCAGGTGCTCGTGCACCGTGACCTCGGGCTCGGCGAGGTGCGGCAGCAGGTCGTCGGCGTACGCCTTCGCCCGTACGGTCTTGACGGTCGACGCGCCCGCGCCGAGCGCGAACCACAGCGCCCGCGCCGCCGCACGGGTCGTCGCGACGACGTCCCACGCCTCGACGTCGACGTGGTGGCCCGCGTGGCGCCGGTCGGCGCGGGTCCACCCCTCGATCCCCGACTCCCCGTCGGCGACGAGGAACGACGCCACGCCGAGCACCGTCTCGGGCCGCAGGTCGAAGAACGGCCCGCGCCGCGCGAGCAGGCCGTTGGTGTCGCGGCAGACCGCGTCGTACGCCGCGAACACCCCCGGCAGGTCGGCCTCCGTCGCGGGCCGCAGCGTCACGCCCTCGACGGGGCCAAGCGCGCGCAGCAGCGCGCCGGGGACGTCGAG
The Frankiaceae bacterium DNA segment above includes these coding regions:
- a CDS encoding GNAT family N-acetyltransferase, which gives rise to MSVRAVPEADWEQAAALAQEAFGSFEDTSRWSASLAHSHAVGAYDGGRLVSFARVKPYEQWFGGRAVPMGGIASVAVAATHQRRGLARETVAATLPVLREQGLAVSALFPATTPLYRGLGWEHAGDYTWLDVPGALLRALGPVEGVTLRPATEADLPGVFAAYDAVCRDTNGLLARRGPFFDLRPETVLGVASFLVADGESGIEGWTRADRRHAGHHVDVEAWDVVATTRAAARALWFALGAGASTVKTVRAKAYADDLLPHLAEPEVTVHEHLRWMLRLADAPAAVAARGWPAGLRTAVDLDVTDEQVPDGAGHWRLTVEDGNGTLTRGGDGTVALGIGALSALYSGYADPRTLRRAGLLSCADDDALDTLAAMTAGPRPRLLDYF